The nucleotide window CCTCCAATTGATAAATTTGCTGTTGATCGATAAATATGTCGAGCGTTTGCCCTTGTGTAACAGGCTCTGTATCATAAAAGCCTCACTCTCTTTCTCCTACTTGTGCCTGTATAAAGTAGCGATCCCCAAGAAAAATACTTTTCATGACCTTTGCTGGCATAGCAATTGTGCCTTCACGCGGTTGTCTTGAAATTCCTTCTGGACGCACAATACACCTATCCTGCTTTAGCCAATTGACTTTACCAATAAAATCAGCAACGTAAGGCGTTGCAGGTGTTTTATAAATTTCCTGTGGTGTACCAACCTGTGCAATATGCCCTGCCTCCATCACAATAATTTGATCAGACATCGTCATCGCCTCTGCTTGGTCATGTGTCACAAAAATCGCTTGGCAATCAAAGCTTTGAATAATATTCATAATTTCATACTGCATTTTCTCTCGTAGTACAGCATCTAGTGCCGACAAAGGTTCATCAAATAAAATCAACTTAGGATTTATCGCAAGTGCTCGTGCTAAAGCAACACGCTGCTGCTGCCCGCCTGATAATTCTCCAGGCTTTCTTTGCTCAAAGCCTTCCATGCTAACAAGCTGCATCACATGCTGCACACGCTGCGGTATTTCAGCTTTAGCAATAATACCTTTTAAACCAAAGGCGATATTTTGAAAGATGGTCATATGTGGCCATAAGGCAAAATCCTGAAACACCATGGCAATATTTCGTTTACTAGGCTGTATATTAATTTTTTGCTCCGTTGAATAAATCACTGTATCATCAAAGCGAATCTCACCTTGCGTTGGCTGCTCCAAGCCTGCCAACATTTTCAACAATGTCGTTTTGCCACAGCCCGATTGACCTAAAATCGTCGTAAATTTGCTATTTAGCTCTAAATTAATCGGCCACAACACTTGTGTGTCTCCATACTTCTTTTCAATATTCGTTAATGAAATTTTCATTATATCCTCCCTGTCTATTACTACTATAGGGTGCAGATATTTAGAAAATATTAACGTACTATTAATAAAACGTTAAAAAAATTCTAATAAAATAAAACAAATGTAAGATTTTATCTAATTTACTTTAGGGGGATAAAATGAATAATATAAAATTGCAGGCATTTTGCTTATTAGTGGAGCACAGAAAGCTTGCTCCTGTCGCACAGCAGCTTAATATTACAAAGCCAACTGTTTCCTTTCATATTCGTTCCATTGAAGAGGAGTATGGCATCCAGCTATTTCGGACAAATGCTGGTGGCTATCGCCTAACCGCTGCTGGTGAAGGGCTCTATCATTACGCAAAGCAAATTGTACAGCTACATAAAGAGATGACAAATTTTATCGAGGATTTATTGGCAGGCGATGTCGGCTCCATCCGACTCGGTGCGAGTGGCTTACCTGCGCATATTTTTATGCCAGAGCTTATCCACAAAATTTCAACAACCTATCCAGCTATACAAATTTCATTTATCGTGAAAACAGCACCTGAAATTGAGGAGCTTGTCGCACAGCATGAGCTTGATTTCGGCTTTATTATGGAAACAAAGCAGGAAAATCCATTACTCGTTTACGAAACAATCGGTGAAGACACCTTTGTTTTAGCATTCAGTCCAAAGCACGAGCTCGCCTCAAAGCACAACATGACAAAGGCGGATATTTTACAATATAAAATTTTGCTGCACACCTCCTCCAGCTCAACAAACTATTTTATTGAGCAATGGCTAGGCTCGCAATCCGCCATGAACAAAATGGAATTAGACTCAATCAGCACCATCAAAAAAATGCTAACATTCGGCACAACTGTCGCCTTCCTGTCAGCAGCTTTAATTGAGGAGGAACTACGCGCTGGCTCCTTAGTCAAAAAGGATTTAGCTGACCGCTCCTTAACACGCAAAATCCAATTTATCTATTCTAGCTCTCGACTAGACAGCCCAATTGATGTTTTTGTCAAAAAGGCAATTGGGGAGTTGCAGATTTAATAAAAAAAGAAAGCTCTCATTACAAAGTGAAGAGGGCTTTCTATACTACTCTAGCAATCATTAAGTCTACAAACCAGAAATTCACACCTGGATATAAGCATATAAACATTAATTTAATGAAATAAAACTCATTCGTTAAATACTCATAAGTTAGTAGATCAGCATCCAATAGCTGAAGAATAATAACGGCTACGATACAGCCTGTTGCCATATGCAAAATAAGCGATAGCAGCTTTTTATTTTTGCTCGCTCTATCAATGATGATTGATGCAGGAATACCTATGCCGATTATGAATGGAGCAACACATACTAAAGAAAACGTTAAAATTAATATGAGGCTACTAATCAATGAAAATAGTATATTATCATGCGTTCCCTGTGTGACATTTGTATCCATTACATTTATTAAAAACCCAATATTAAATATAACAATAAAACTTGTTAGAAATTTTCTTTTTAAAATAGAATTCATCGTAACATCTCCTTATAATAGAGAAGCATTCCACATAACCATATTGAATATAATGGATTCACTTACACTTAAATCAATTCAAATTATACACATCTAAACCTATAAAACCATCTCAAAACTATTTTTGCAAGAAACGTGTTAGAAACTATCAGTATAACAGGATTCTCCATCCATAAAAAAGCTGAATTTTAAAAGGATTTACGCTAGTTTATTGGAAATACCCATTTTGATCTACACAAAACGTCAGAATCCTAGAGAAACAAGAGGACGTTTCAATATTGATGCATTGATTGTGAAGTGTTCAAGAAAAAAATCATTTAAATATAATATAAGACATTGAACGAAAAACATACTGGTACATTAGTTATCATCCCAGATTTTGTAGAAAAATCTCATATGAATAATAAAAAACACCACCAATTGTTCGATTAACTCTAACATTGGCAGTGTTTCTTTATTAAATAACCTTATAATAGTTAACGGTTTTTAAAGTGGGCTCATTTTCTGTTGCCCCCACCTCATAATTAATGTTTGTCCCTATCAGTATAAATGAAAATAATAATACAAAAATAAGTTTTCTCACTATAATTGCTCCCAACTATGGATATTTTTATTTAAATAACTATACTTTGTTGCTTCTTGAAAATAAAAAGTTGCTAACTTATATTTTTTATTTTGTAAATAATACTCTGCTAATGCAATAGAATATTTATAGGCGTGTCGGTAATCTTGAATTTTTGAGAAATAATGAATCATTTTTAATGCTTTCTTTTGTGATGTTTCATTATTTTCATATAGTGCTTTATAAAACTCAAAATGTTGACGATAAGCATATAAACTTTCATCTTGCATTTCCTCATATAGCACTATTCCTTTATTGCACCATTTCAAAACAAGTGTTACTTGATTACTTCTAGAGTATTCAATAATTAGACAAAAGATCGAAATAAAGTGACTCTTCTTGTCTGTTTTAGTTTCTATACTTTTATGAAAATAACAAATTCCTTCCTTTTGTTGTCCCATAACAATTTTCACAGACCCCATATTATGGTATACAATTCCTAAATACCCTTGTAAGTTAAATTCGTTGCATATTTGCTTTGCTTTTACAAAGGTATCTAATGCCTCCGAATATTGTCTGTTTTTTTGATAGATGATACCCATTGATATGTAACCATCCAACACACGTTTCATCAATAATTGCTCTTTAAAATAACTTAAAGCTTTATCAATATACAATTTTGCTTCTATTAAACGATTATCTACTGCATAAATTGTCCCAATTATAAAATCTAATTCAGCTATTTCCCAATTGTCCATATCCACTTTAGAAATAATAGATTGCAAATACTCTAAACATAATATCGATTTTTTAATCTCTTTAACATAATAATAGTATAGTGCCTTGTTCAACTCATGAAGGTACAGTTGCTGTGTATTAAAATGACTACTTGCATCTTCTAATATGACTAAATCCTTTTTTATTTCCTCAAAATTTCTTCCCACAACAATACGGAATCGCAACATAATCAATAAATATGTATAATGGATTTGGATATTTCCTAAAAAGGGGGTTTCTTTTTCTAACTCCATTAACTTCTGCTCTATGATTTCTTTGACCCCTATACTAATTGCCTTTCTATATACATCATATACGTATTTTTCAAATTCTTCGTTTTTAGAATCACCTCTTTCTATTTCTCGCAAGTTAATCCCTAGCTTTGATAATAATAAAGTTGCTATTTCTTCACTTGGAATGATTTTGCCTTGCTCGATTCGTGATAAATAAGAAGTTGTACAAATTCCTTTAGATAAAACAAGCTGCTTCATGCCTTGTTTCATTCTTTCCGCTTTGATAATATGCCCTACTTCCATTACATATACTTATCTCCTTATTTTAGTAATAAACTCTAACATATTATAGCATTTTTTATTGTGTAATTCTGCCTAAAAACATACATAAATATGTTTTTTAAGATAAAAATTACACAACAAGGGTATATTTAATATAGCACAATTACATGTTACATTTACTATGCAAGACATTCTTATTCAGAAAGGAGAGCTTGATATGACAAAAAAAGCAAATAACACAAAACCATCATCAACTAAAAGTCCTGTGCCTCAAATCGCATTAGATTTAAGTGTCTTAGGCGGAAGTAGAATCGATAAAGATCGTTTATAAAAATCATATACGTGACTACTTAATATAGCGAGTTTGTTATGCTCGCTATATTTTTAAATTAAAGGAGAAAAAAACTTGAGCCAAATATTGTTTAATCATCCTAGTGAAAAATTATATGAATTGTTTAAAACTACCCCAACACCTGCTATTGTTTTTGATTTAGATTCTGTTGAAAAAACTACACATCAAATGAAAAGTGACATAAAAAATTTTATAAATACCAAAATAAATTTTGCGGTAAAAGCTACTTATAATGAGTCTGTTTTAAAAACGATTTCAAATATTATACAAGGATGTGATGTAGCATCTGTTGGAGAACATAAATTAGCTAAACAATGCGGGTTTGAAAATTTCACCAGTACCAGCCCTTATTACTCAATAGATGATATGAAGTATTTTTGTGCTAACGATGTCGTATTAGATTTAGATAGCATTGAACAAATTATTCAGTTTGGGGAACAGAACTTTGAATCTAAAAAAATTGGGTTAAGAGTTGCCGTTCCAATACCAGCAATACTTGAAAATAACGCTTCGATTGGGTTGGATAGTAGGTTTGGTTTGGAATTAAATGAAGATACATTAGATATGCTAACAGCAGTTACACAAAAATATAATCTAGAAATTGTTCGCTTTCATGTCCACACAGGACAAACTACTCCAGATTTACTCATCTATAAACTAAAGTATCTATTGGAAAAGTCAGAAAATTTCCATAATCTAAAGATGATTAACTTTGGTGGTGGCTTTTTGTATCTATATGCACATTATGAAAAATTAAATAAAACCATTGAAGAATATAACTATATATACCGAAATTGGTCTAAAAAAAACGGAAGGAAAATGGAATTTTTAGTTGAACCAGGTTCTGCCTTTGTCACAGGAAATGGATATCTTTTATCTAAAGTCGTAGCTCTAAAATCACATACTGGAGAAACACCATTTGTTCAGTGTGATTGTTCATTTTGGAATTTAAATCCTTGGATTATATCCAATCCTTTGAATATTTCTAATTATGGAGATACTATCAACGAATACACTCTTTGCGGCGCTACTCTATTTGAGCAAGATAAAATGCCTAATAAAAAAATTTCTAAAGTTAGAATTAATGATTTACTTATTTTCCCGGCATATGGGGGCTACGTAGGCAATATGAAGAATTTTAATTTATTACATAAAATTCACTTCTGGGGTTTTTATAAAGGAGAATATTATGAAATTGACAAGCCCAGCTTTTTACCTTAGTGACAATGTAAGTGTTACACATGATCATAATCAAATAACATTTATTGATTTTTCTCGGGGTATTTCAGATGAATATACGGTAGCTGACAATTTTGATTTTTCAATTTTTGAAACAGGAATATCTGAATATCAAATAAACAATTCACCGGAAATGTTATCAATGCTAAAGAAAGGATACTTTGTCTCTTTACTAGACTTATATCAAAAATATAGAGAAAAGTTGAATAATAGATCATTTTTTGGTTTTCCTTTTCTTTCAATAGGAGAAGTAATTAATCGTGATAACATCACAGTATCAATATTGGGAGTTTGTTATGATTTAGGTGCTTCATACAAGAAAAATCAACAATTTACTCCTTATATTTTACGTGAAACAAGTCAGTCAAATATTTCAAAACAATTTGGAAATAACATGATTGCTGATTGTGGTGATATTACATCAGATACCGTCATGAAACAAAATGGTGAAAAAATCCAGCAATTGCAAACAATTTGTTCACTGCTATCAAAGTATAAAAAAAAACCATTAATCATTGGTGGTGATCACTCTATTTCATTTTACTCTATATCAGGATTATTGGATTCGTATAATAAAATTACTATTTTACATATTGATGCTCACTTTGATGGCGTAGGTTATTTTGAGAATGATATAGAAAATCTAGATCATTCAAACTTCATTAATTATTTGTTATTTGATGAACGGGTTGAAGAAATAATTCATATTGGTAATAGACAAATGGGTTATACCCCTCAAGAATCAAAAAAAAGAAGGTTTGTCTCTTTGGAACAATTTTTAACAGAAGCCCCAAAGAAAGATGCGATTTATTATCTAACTTTTGATGTGGATTGGATTGATCCTACGATTATCAGTAGTGTTGGTACTCCAGTTGCATTTGGTGCAACTTTAAAAGATGTTGCATCATTAATTAGTCATTTAAAAGAATACAATTTAATCGGTGCAGATATAGTTGAATTTATAGGCTCTTTTGAAAAAAATTCAGAAAACATTACAATTAATTCAATTATTCAACAAATATTAAATTTATTAAGGTGATAACAATGAATTACCATTTAGTTAATAGTATATTAAAGCAGGATTATTCTAATTTATTTTTAGAACAAATTAAGGAACTAGACTATTTAAAAGAAATTTCAAATATCTCATTAAACAAACATACAATAACAATTGATAGAAAAGATCCGTTTTTAGTTGAGAAAGAAATAGAACTATATGGTAATAAAATTAGAATGGCAATCATTGAACAAGTTCAAAGTAAGATAAGTAAATATTACAAGTCTCCAATTATTGACAAAGAGGCATTCGAAGCAAAAATATTATTTAACTATGAAAGAAGTTATTCAAATGATAATCTTGCAAAAATGGCTTGGGCTGACATATTGGAATCTTCAGAAGTGCTTCTATTTAGTTCTGGGATGGCTACAATTAGTACTATATTAACTTCAATCACCTCAATATTTAATAATAAATGTAATTGTGTGATTTTAGGAAAATATTTTGAAACTCTAACAATATCCAATTTACTTCAAAAAATAGGGGTGAATATTTCTCAAAAAATAGAGGAAAATCATGTATATAATATTCTTTTTTTAGAGCCTACAAAATATTCATGGAAATTAGAAAATCAAGATATTGAACAAATTAAGAATCAATTACTTTCTAAAGATATTCAGTTTGTAATTATTGATTCTACCTTATCGCAGGATAGCCGATTTGCTAATGAAATAGTGACATTCATTAATGATGGAAAACTGCAAAACAAATATGTGATTGAAATAAAATCTCGATTAAAGCTATATCAATTGGGATTTGAATTCTGTAATTTGGGAAGTGCAGAGATTTACGCTACAGCCCACAATGATATTAAAAGTATCTCGGAATATATATCAAAAATTAGAACCGTATTGGGTACAACTCCAGATTTTTTTTCACTAAGTATGCTTGAACATCCCATATTAAATTCACAAGGATTGACAGAAAAATATATAAACACAATTTTTTCAAACAATAAAATTTTAAGAAACTATGGAAAATCTTCTATAAACACTAACTTTATCACTAAAATATCAAACAAGATAACTGGTAAACCCTTTACTATAATTGAAATAGGCGATAAAAAAATTAATAATTATGCACCTATTATTGATCATCTTAGACTTATACAAAAAGAATATCTCCCTTGTTTATTTTTAGGTTCAAGTTTTGGTTTTAGACACCATAGATATGAAATGATTATTCCTGATAACCGAATTGACGAAGCATATCTGAAATTTTGCCCAGGGTATCGTAAAGGACCTTCTTTTGATTTATTTTGTAACTATTTTAGTTGGTTATCACAAATAAGTTCTATTGAGGAATTTTCTAATAATACGGGAATACAATCTAAGTTCGATACAAAACAATTTGATTAAATTAAGAAAATATATAAGTAATTTTAAAATTCCCTACTTGAAATTATGAGCTAAACTAACCGGAGGTAATGAAATTGGATAATAGAAATAAAAAAATGGATTTAGAATATTTAAGGAAATCTAGTTTTATACAATTAGAAGATGAAATATTAGATAGCATCCCTACTCCATATATTATCTATAATTTATCTCATTTATTAGGTAATTTAAATCAAATAATCTCAATTATCGAACCAGATTTCTTCTATATTCCAATAAAGGCTAATTATAGTCAAAAAATTCATGATTTTTTAGCAAAACATACTGATGGTGCAGATGTAGCGTCATTGGGCGAAATTGATTTAGCTACTAGCGCTAAATATAAATCATTACATCTTTCAACGCCATTTTTGACTATTGATATACTCAAAAAAGCAAATCTTAGAGAGTGTGATTCAATAGATTTATATAGCCTTCATCAAGCTAATATTTTAATAAGTTATTTTGCAACAAATAAAAAAATAAATAATCCTAGTATAAGTCTTCGTTTAAAAGTCCCGTATACAAGTAATAACTCAGAAACTTACTTGAATAACAGTAGATTTGGAATTTTATACAAATCAAAAGAATTTGATGATGTAATACTATTATTAAAGAAAAATAATATCAAAATAGAATGTATACATATACACATCGGTGAATATAACAATTTTTCAGTCATTTCTCAAATTCAAAAGTTTTTAGAAAAAATCACTTTAGATATACCTTATTTAAAAAGGATAAATTTAGGTGGAGGGTTCACATCATTATTTGGAAAATATACTGATAATGAAATAAGGGATACATTTCATAGTTTTAAAAATAATATTTTGAAAGTTAATTCTGCAATAAAATTTATAATAGAACCGGGTATGTTAACATTAATGAGTAGTGGAACATTAGCCGTAAGTTGTATTGATTCAATTAATAGTAAAGATATTATAGTAGACATATCAGCATTTAATTTTTTCTCTTGGGTGAAACCTAGATTATTACCATCAATATCTGCAATAAATGAAAATACTGAAATCACAATTTATGGTACAACATGCTATGAGGAAGATATAGTCTCTGAAAAAGTATATGTATCTAAAATCCCCAAAATCGGAGAAAAAATTTTCCTTGCTCCTGCTGGTGCATATATTAATAGTATAAATAGAAATTTACATATGTTCCATATTACAAATGAACTCTATATTTTCGAAGGAGTAATTTATGAATCTTAATAAAAATAGCAATATTTTATTTGTAATAAAACAAAGTAAAATTTCAACTATATATAAAATTTCAGTATTTGTAATTGCTATTGTTTTTGCACTACTTTCGATAATATATCCACTGTTACTAAATGAAATCATTCAAAAATTAGTTTTGGGGATTGTAGAAAGTAAAAATATTTTATTGCTAATTCTAATACTTATCATTCAAGGAATATTAAATGGGTTCTCTATTTATTTTTTTAGTGTTTATTGTGAAAAATCTATATTAGATACTCGAATAATGTTTTGGAATAAATTATTTTCAATATCAAGGGAATCTTCTGAAACCTATAGTCCAGAAATATTGAATAATTATTTAATTACTAATATTGATGAACTAGGTTCATTTGTAACTGAAAATATTCCAAGTCTAATAACCAACAGTTTGGTAATCATTTCCTACAGCATATCTATTTGGATCATCAACAAATACTTATTAATTATTTTGATAATTTTTCTTATTATATATTTTTTAATTACAATTCCATTCTCAAAAGTGATGCAAA belongs to Lysinibacillus louembei and includes:
- a CDS encoding ABC transporter ATP-binding protein, with the translated sequence MKISLTNIEKKYGDTQVLWPINLELNSKFTTILGQSGCGKTTLLKMLAGLEQPTQGEIRFDDTVIYSTEQKINIQPSKRNIAMVFQDFALWPHMTIFQNIAFGLKGIIAKAEIPQRVQHVMQLVSMEGFEQRKPGELSGGQQQRVALARALAINPKLILFDEPLSALDAVLREKMQYEIMNIIQSFDCQAIFVTHDQAEAMTMSDQIIVMEAGHIAQVGTPQEIYKTPATPYVADFIGKVNWLKQDRCIVRPEGISRQPREGTIAMPAKVMKSIFLGDRYFIQAQVGERE
- a CDS encoding LysR family transcriptional regulator, translating into MNNIKLQAFCLLVEHRKLAPVAQQLNITKPTVSFHIRSIEEEYGIQLFRTNAGGYRLTAAGEGLYHYAKQIVQLHKEMTNFIEDLLAGDVGSIRLGASGLPAHIFMPELIHKISTTYPAIQISFIVKTAPEIEELVAQHELDFGFIMETKQENPLLVYETIGEDTFVLAFSPKHELASKHNMTKADILQYKILLHTSSSSTNYFIEQWLGSQSAMNKMELDSISTIKKMLTFGTTVAFLSAALIEEELRAGSLVKKDLADRSLTRKIQFIYSSSRLDSPIDVFVKKAIGELQI
- a CDS encoding helix-turn-helix domain-containing protein — encoded protein: MEVGHIIKAERMKQGMKQLVLSKGICTTSYLSRIEQGKIIPSEEIATLLLSKLGINLREIERGDSKNEEFEKYVYDVYRKAISIGVKEIIEQKLMELEKETPFLGNIQIHYTYLLIMLRFRIVVGRNFEEIKKDLVILEDASSHFNTQQLYLHELNKALYYYYVKEIKKSILCLEYLQSIISKVDMDNWEIAELDFIIGTIYAVDNRLIEAKLYIDKALSYFKEQLLMKRVLDGYISMGIIYQKNRQYSEALDTFVKAKQICNEFNLQGYLGIVYHNMGSVKIVMGQQKEGICYFHKSIETKTDKKSHFISIFCLIIEYSRSNQVTLVLKWCNKGIVLYEEMQDESLYAYRQHFEFYKALYENNETSQKKALKMIHYFSKIQDYRHAYKYSIALAEYYLQNKKYKLATFYFQEATKYSYLNKNIHSWEQL
- a CDS encoding arginase family protein, which produces MKLTSPAFYLSDNVSVTHDHNQITFIDFSRGISDEYTVADNFDFSIFETGISEYQINNSPEMLSMLKKGYFVSLLDLYQKYREKLNNRSFFGFPFLSIGEVINRDNITVSILGVCYDLGASYKKNQQFTPYILRETSQSNISKQFGNNMIADCGDITSDTVMKQNGEKIQQLQTICSLLSKYKKKPLIIGGDHSISFYSISGLLDSYNKITILHIDAHFDGVGYFENDIENLDHSNFINYLLFDERVEEIIHIGNRQMGYTPQESKKRRFVSLEQFLTEAPKKDAIYYLTFDVDWIDPTIISSVGTPVAFGATLKDVASLISHLKEYNLIGADIVEFIGSFEKNSENITINSIIQQILNLLR
- a CDS encoding type III PLP-dependent enzyme domain-containing protein — its product is MDNRNKKMDLEYLRKSSFIQLEDEILDSIPTPYIIYNLSHLLGNLNQIISIIEPDFFYIPIKANYSQKIHDFLAKHTDGADVASLGEIDLATSAKYKSLHLSTPFLTIDILKKANLRECDSIDLYSLHQANILISYFATNKKINNPSISLRLKVPYTSNNSETYLNNSRFGILYKSKEFDDVILLLKKNNIKIECIHIHIGEYNNFSVISQIQKFLEKITLDIPYLKRINLGGGFTSLFGKYTDNEIRDTFHSFKNNILKVNSAIKFIIEPGMLTLMSSGTLAVSCIDSINSKDIIVDISAFNFFSWVKPRLLPSISAINENTEITIYGTTCYEEDIVSEKVYVSKIPKIGEKIFLAPAGAYINSINRNLHMFHITNELYIFEGVIYES